A segment of the Hallerella succinigenes genome:
CTTCCGCATGTACAAGAAGCTTTCCGGTATGACCGGTACTGCCGAAACGGAAGCGACGGAATTCATCAAGATTTATAATATGAACACGTGGGTCATTCCCACGAACAAGCCTTGCATCCGTAAGGATATGCAGGACATGGTTTACAAGACCGAAGACGCGAAGTGGAAAGCGATCGTCGCCGAAATCAAGAAGCGTCATGAACTCGGTCAGCCGATTCTTGTCGGTACCGCCTCGGTGGAACGTTCCGAAAAGATGCACCAGTTGCTTTTGAAGGAAGGCATTCCGCACGATGTGTTGAACGCAAAAAATCACAGTCGCGAAGCGGAAATCATCCAGTACGCGGGTTACAAGGGCAAGGTCACGGTGGCGACGAACATGGCTGGTCGTGGTACGGACATCGTTCTTGGACCGGGCGTTCGTGAGCTTGGCGGTTTGCACGTGCTCGGTACGGAACGTCACGAAAGCCGTCGTATCGATAACCAGTTGCGCGGTCGTTCCGGCCGTCAGGGTGACCCGGGTTCTTCCCAGTACTTCCTTTCTCTCGACGATGACCTGATGCGCATCTTCGGCGGTAGCAATGTCAAGCAGTTGATGGACCGCTTTGGAGTCGGCGATGACGAAGTGATTACGCACCCGATCGTTTCCCGTTCGATCCGTGGCGCCCAGAAGCGCGTGGAAAGCCAGAGCTTCGATACCCGTAAGTATTTGCTCGACTACGATAATGTGATGAACGAACAGCGTAAGGTGATTTACGGTTTGCGTCGTCGCATTCTGAACGGCGACGATATCCGCAGCGATATTTGGGCAAACGTTCAGGACGCTTGCGATATCAAGGTCTCCCAGTTTGTTTCCAAGGATCGCTTTGCCGATGAATGGAACTGGGAAGGTCTTTCGACCGCTGTCAAGTTGAGCTTTGCTGTCGAATACAATCCGAGCGAAGAAGAACGCGCTCAGAAGTCTGCCGACCAGGTTCTCGACGACGTCATCGAACTTTGCCAAAAAAAGTACGACAAGCTCGTGGAAATCATTCCGGAAAATGATTTCCGCAATATCGAACGTCGCATCTTCCTCTACACGATCGACCAGCATTGGAAGGAAAACCTTTACGCAATGGACCAGCTGAAGGACGCAATCCGCTACCAGGGTTACGCCCAGAAGGATCCGCTGGTGATGTACAAGAACCAGGCGTTCACCACGTTCCAGAACTGTCTCGAAACGATCGCAACGCTTACCGCTCAGCGCATCTTGAACATTCGCATTCAGCTCGGTAACGGCATTTCCGTTGCACCGGAACAGATCCAGAAGGTAAACCGTCCGGCTCCGCAGAACGCAGAAAACGCACTGTCCGCTCAGCCGATCGAAGCCGCCAAGGTTCCTTCCCAAGATGCTTCGACCGCAGAACAGCCGGCTGAAGAAGCTCCGAAGGCCGTGGATCCGGTGCCGGAAGCGCCGACTTCGAGCGCGATTCCGAGTTCCGCACTTCCGGGCACGCGTCCGCAGGCTCTGCGCCGTCGCACGATCCCGGCTGCCCAGGTGAAGAGCGCAGGTCCAAAGCTTGGACGTAACGATCTTTGCTGGTGCGGTTCGGGTCTCAAGTACAAGAAGTGCCACGGTAAGAATCTCGATTAATTTCGATGCAGACTGCCGAGCGTTTCTTTTGCCTTGAAGGCATTGATGGCTGCGGAAAGAGCACGCAGCTGAAGCGCCTTGCCGAATTCTTGACTGGCAAGGGCTATGACGTGCTCACGATTCGCGAACCGGGTGGCTCCGAAATCTCGGAAAGCATCCGGAGCCTTCTGCTAGATATCCGCTATAAAGGCGTGATGGATTCCAGAACGGAACTCTTGTTGTACAATGCCGCTCGTGCACAGGTCATTGCCGAAAAGATAGCTCCGGCTCTTGCCGCAGGTAAAGTTGTCCTTGCCGATCGCTTTGCCTGGAGCACTCTCGCTTATCAAGGTTACGGTCGAGAAATTGACCCGCAGATGGTTTTGAATCTTTCAAACATCACATGTGGAAAATTCAACCCCGCTTTGACGATTGTTCTCGACGTTTCTCTCGAAGAAAGCCGTCGCCGTCAGGCGGGGGAAAACCGTGTCGCGGACCGGCTCGAAAGCGAAGCGGTCAGCTTCTTTGAACGTGTCCGTAACGGTTACTTGAAAATTGCGGAAGTTTTTCCGGATTGCGTGAATGTTGTGGATGCAAACGGCGACATGGACAAAATCCAGGATCGGATTCGCGATTTGATCTTAAAGCGTCTCGCTTAAACTTTCAAAATTTTAGAGGGTATAACGCACATACGCGCCAATGGCGTGCATGGAGCGCGACATCGGTTCGACGCGTTCGTAGGCGGCGATCTTTGCGTAGGAATTCAGGCGAAGTCCCACGGCGAAGTCGAGTGGCAGATTCACTTCGAGGCCTAGATTGTTGAGAAAAACAAAGTCATAGCCGTTCGTGCCGTAGTGAGGCTCGGTATTCGGCCAGCTGCGGAAGAGGTAAGCGGCGGCGTAGTTGTAAAAGCGTCCGATGTTTTTCCATTCGAGCTGGAGCGTCGCCTTGTAGCTTCCACCCAGGCTGTATTGGTAATTTCGGGTTACTTTGTAGTTGGAATCCGCGGAGGCAAGGACATTGTCGTAGTTGAAGTCCGAAGATCCGAGGAGCACGTAAGAAGGCATGTGGATCATGCGGAAGTTGAAGCGGTCCGAAAGATCCACGCTTACGTCTGCGCCAAGGCCGATCGAAAGGGCGGACATTTCGACGAGGTCACCGTAGAAGGTATCGAAATGCAGGTAAGCGGCGAGGTCCATCCAGTTCGTGTTGTTGTGCCGCATATTCAAGTTCTTGAGTTTTCCGACCGAGGAAACGCGCATCAACATACCGTCTTCGCTCTGATCCTGGACAAAGCTAAAGGTGAAGTATTCGAAAGGTTCCTTGATCTTTCTGTCAGGGCGTCCATAGACAAGGTTAAGTCCATAGAAGGCCGATGGGGAATCCCAGTCGTTGTCGGAGCGGTCGTCGGCGTCCTGGTCGTAGCGGTATTCGTCGCCGAAACGGTGCCCTACGCCTGTGTAGATAGACCATTCCATTGGGGCATAGCCTGGGTTTGTTAAGCTAGGTCCGTTGATCCATTCCTGGAAAGTCGCGACCGGGCTTGCTGCAAAGGCGAAGAGGTTTTCTAGGAGTCCTGCTCCGGGTTTTGAAACGGCCCGGGTCGCAATGCGGTAAAGCATTTCACCGTAGATCGTACCGCCGACGCTCGTCGCGATCAGGTCGTTCGGCGCTGGATATTCCGTTTCGCAGAATTCTTCCCACATCCATGAGCCTGTCAGGGCAAAGAAGAAGCTCGCGTAGAAGTCGTAGCCCGCGGAACGTGCCGCAGCGTAGTACATGGAACCTTGGTACGGGTGACCGAAGAAGTTGATCGCGAAGTGGTTGTCGTCCCACTTCCAGCCTTCCTTAAAGTTGCGTTCCCAGTAAGAAGGTCCGGTCTTTGCATAGTCTTTTTGCAGAACGTAGCGGTCCCAGCCCCAGACGAACAGGTTTAAGAAGGTGACTTCTCCAAACGGAACGATTACCGGCAAGCGACTGCCGGTAGGGCTTCGAGGGGTGAATTCCGGCATCGCGGAAGAGGTAGAATCCTGCTTTAAGGAGTCTGCAACAGCGCCTTCGTTTGCAAAAACGTGGGCTGTAAGAAGTGTAAAACAGAGGATGCCTATCAATTTTTTCATTGCATATACAAAAATGCTCTTTTTTGTAAAGTTTTGTAGGCTATTATAAGATAAAGAGTGCGAAATATTGATAAAAAGGGTCATCGGGTTCGAATTCGCTTAAAAGCGACTGTTTGTGATTCGGATTCGATTTTCTATATTTGGGGCACAATGCAGTTATGCTTGGAAAAAGATCAGCTGGAAAAGATTCAGCGTATATTAAAAGTCCACTTCTCCGGTTTGGAAGTGGATGCCTATGGTTCGCGTGTGACGGGAGTCGAACTGACTCCGGATTCCGCTCTGGATATTGTAGTGCTTTCTCCTAAGCCGATCTCCTTTGAAGAAATGGTCAGCGTCGAGAAGGCGTTTGCCGATAGTGGACTTCCGTTCCGCGTTGACATCGTGGACTGGGCCAAGCTCACGGAGAACATGCAAAAGAACATTAAGAAAGAGCATATCGTTATCCAGGAAGCGAATGTCTCTGAAACTCGATAGATTATGGTAAAAAACGTCATCTTCCCCATGATTTCGGCAGTTTTGTTTTCTGCCGTCGTTGCAAGTGCAGCTTCTGCAGAACTTTCCAAGGCTGAAACCGCGATTCAGAACGGCGACTGCGCTACGGCGATGCCGCTGCTCCAGCCGCTCGCCGAAAAGAAGATTCACAAGGAAGACGGCGCCAAGGCTGCAGAACTTTTGGCCCACTGCTACGTAAAGACAAACGACACTGCGAACTTGGATCGTTTGACGAGTCGCTATCTGGAATACTATGCAGGCAACCCGAAGCGTTCTCGCATGGAAGTGATTGCCGCAGAACGCATGCTCCACTCGGATTCCCAGATGGTGAAGGGCGTGGAAACGCTTTTGAACGTGCTCGTCTACAGCAAGAACGGCGAAATCAAGGAAATGGCACAGAACCTCCTCGCTCAGACAATTTCAAAGGACAAGCGTTTGACGATTAGCCAGCTGACCGCATTTGCGGACAAGGCTGTGGTCAGCAAGAAAGTGTCGAACGTGACCTGGCTCCGCTTGGGCAGGGAACTTGCCGAAAAGAAAAATTACAAGGCTGCCCGTTACTGGTATAAGAAGGTCCTTGTTGCAAATGAAAATGAAGAATGGGTGGAACTAGCAAAGGATGCGATGGGAGCTCTCGAAGGCAAGTCTTCGATTCCGACGGTTCTTGTGCTCGCTCCGGTTTCCGGGGACTTTGCAGAATTCGGCTTGGACGCTGTGAAGGGTGTCCGCCTCGCTTTGGAAAAGGCGAACCTGAACGGTAAGGTGAACCTTCGAGTTGCCGATACCCGTGCAGATGCCGTGGAAGCTCTTCGCCGCACAAGACAGGTCGTGGCGCAGGACAGCGTCATTGCGATTGTCGGTCCGATCATGAGCGCTCCGGCTGCAACGGTCGCCGCTTGGCTCTCTTCGACACATTCGAATATCCCGATGCTCACCCCGACAGCGACGGATGCTGGCATTTCCCGCATGGGCTGGAATATTTTCCAGGTGAACGTCAGCATGGACAACCTCGCGACGGGCATTGCGAACTATGCAGTGGACTGCCTCGGCATTCGTGAATTCGCCGTGCTTTCTCCGATCGGGGATTTTGGAACGGCGATGACGCAGAGCTTTAGCCGCGCTGTGGAAAGCCGTGGTGGCGTGATTCTTGCCACGCAGGAATTTGAAGAAGGCCGTCCGGATTATACGACGGAGTTTCGCAAGCTCCGAGCGGAACGTTTTGATCAGATTTTGCACAAGATGAATATTGCCCGCGGCGCGAAGAATTTGGATGCGATGGGTGCGAAGGAAAAGCGTTCCTTCATGAAGGATTCCGTCTTTAAGGTTCCGGGAATCTTTATTCCGAGCTCTAGCCCGTCGGATGCAGGCTTGATCGCTCGTCAGGTCGCTTATCACAAGCTGGACGGTACGCTGCTCGGTACTTCGGGTTGGTATGGTCAGGACTTGATCGATGAAGGTAAGAAGCTCGTCGAAGGTTCTTACTTTAGTGTTTCCTTTGGAAATGCCGATACGAACCAAACTTATAAAGACTTCAAGAGCGCTTACAAGGCAAAGTGGAATGAAGAACCGAAGGCAGACAAGGTCAGTGGTTTGAGCTACAGCGCAGCAAGTATTGTCTTCTCGCTCATCGCTTCCGGTGAAACGGATCTGGTGAAGAAAATCTATTCGCAGAAGGTGTTCCGCGGCGTATATGGCGATATCCGCTTTGAAAAGGGCGCAAACGCAAACGTCCAGATTATGAGCGTGGATTCGAGCGCCTTTGTGAACAAGACGGTTTGCCCGTCCAAGTAATCAGTATTCGTCGACAGCGCACCCGCAGAGAGCGTCCATGACGTAGTTCTCGGGTTCGCCTCGTAAATAGAATGTGTAAAGGTCTTCGTCGTCTGTGCAATCTTCTAGATTGACGCCCTTGCGGAGCATCAATTCTTGAGAGATGCGTCTTTTGAAAGTTTGAAAACCGGAGCTTAAAAGGGTCAGGGAAAGCGAGGCCGGTTTGTGAAGAATCTTCATCATAGGTTGCCTTCTTTGTTTGACTTTGGGCTCGGGACTTTGACGGAATTTGTCAAGCGTCTCTATTTTGGATATACACAAATTGCAAAAAGCTGTGAAATTACAAATTTATTATTTTGAACTTTCAGATTGTTAATTTATATGTAGAAAATGATGGATAGGACTGAATGTTACGGGGCAAAAATCGCATGACAGATGGTTCCACGCTAAAATTTTTGGAGAGCGTAAAATGATAAGTCTTTGATTCCGAATGCTTTACAATTTTTTCGCCCTTTAGAAATCGTTCCTGCTTTTTGGTATATTTAAAATCAAATGTTATTGCATGTTGGAATAAAAACTGTCGCTTTCGCTACGCTTTTCGGCGCGGCGCATGCTTTTGCGGGCTCTTCGCTCTTTGCTTTGCCCGGTGATTTGCAGTCCGAAGCCAAGCGTTCCGTGAAGCTCGCTCTGAATGCGGATTATAAAACTTCTTACCAGGTTTCGGAAAAGATTCGGGCAAAGAATCCCGGCGCGGCCTGTGTGCTGCGGAATGTGGTGCGCCTAAGTGAATTCGATGACGTCGGGGATACGCTTGCCTTGGAAAAGGCGGCGAAAGAACTTTCGGAGTGCACGGCAGAGGGCGCCTGGGATGTGCTGCGCGCCTTTGAACTAGGCTATGCGCAGTCAGCGCTCGGAAGCTCTTTGAAAGGCGCTCTCGGTACGCGGAGTGCGGCAAAGAAGTTTGAAGATTCCGAGGACAAGGATGCGAAAGCCTTTTATTCAATCTACGCTTACTATGTAGACGATGGCCTGAGTTTTTTGCCGTTCGTTTCAGACGATCGGGATGCTTACTTGAAAATCTTGGAAGAGCGTTCGGCGAATTCCGAGCTGTTCTGGGCGCTGTTCGCGACGCCGCTCGCCTGGATGTATTACGACAAGCAGGAATACGGCAAGGCGTTGAAGGTGGTGGAACGGGCCATTTCGAAGGCGCCTGCAAACCCTGTTTTTTGGCAGATGAAGGCCGATATGCTGTACAAGCAGAAGAAGTACGCGGAAGCGGCGAAGATCTACGAGAAAAGCGCTGCGGAGTATTTGAAGCGCACGGGAAAGTCGGTCCGCTATTTTTGCGCGATCGGTAACCTCTCGCGGATCTATTTGGATGCGGGCGACAAGGAAAAGTCCAAATTCTATGCGGATAAGCTTTTAGATCCGGATTATGAAAAGATCGAAAAGTGGATGCCCGGATCGCTTGTGAAGGATTTGGAGAAAAAAGATCTTTTATAAGATTTCTGTTTTGAAAATGCCTCTTTAGAAATTTCCTATTTGCAAATAAAAAATCCCGCTCGCACCGAGCGGGATTTTTCAGAGTTCATGAAGACTCGGATTAATACTTCGCCTTGAGTACATTCGGGCATTCGACTTCGGTGTAAGTATGGTTCGGGTTGCCTGCGGCTTCCATGAAGTTCGCGAGGAAGAGGCAACCTTCCTTGGCCTGAGCGTCGCTGCTGAAGCTGGCGTTGCACTTTTTCACCAAACAAGCCTTACGATCGGTGAGGTAATTGACACCATCGGAGTATCCCACTTCTTTTTCGCATTCGCTAAGGAGACCGCCGTATTGGGCGCCCTGGCTACCCCAGCCGTAGCCGGCGGTTCCGTTGAAGATACCGACGCCGCCGCCTGGGATCATGATGTCGAACTGGCCTTGGTTCACATCTGAACCGATATTTGTCACCATGACAATCAGCTTTTTGCCGACGAGAGCCTTGTGGTTGGCCTTGGTTTCGTATTTGCCCGTACCCGTGAAGGTCAGTTGGAAGCACTTTCCGCATTGGCCACCATTGGACGCGGGGACAGCCGCAAAGGCGAAGCCGATGTTGTCGCAACCGCTAATCGTAAATGGAATTTGGCTTGTGCAAGTAGCAGCGGAACCGCCATCACAGACGCTCTTGGCGTTGAAGTCGCTGAGTTCGGTTTTTCCGTTGGCGTTGCACTGCTTTGCTTCGTTTCCGTTGCCCGCATTTGCGGACCAAGAACAGCTTGGCTTACAGCCGTCCCAATAGCGGGTTGCCCAGCCGGAGCCGCTAGATCCGCTCTTTGTGACGATAGTCGGGCAGCCGGTAGAGATGCTGACAGAACTCGAAGAAGCGACAGAACTCGAAGAAGCGACTGAGCTCGAGGAACGCACGCTCGAAGAAGACGATCTAGCGGAGCTTGAGCTAACAATCTGCTGAACGCTCGAAGAGCTGACAAACGTGGCGTTGCCGACATTTATCGTTAGGGAGAAAGCTCCATCGCTGAATGTGAAGGTTTCTGTAGAAGTTCCATCGGCAAAGTAATCAGGAACTGTACCCGTTACGGTATAGGTCTTCGCGTTTTCGTCAAATTTTGTCGTGAGCCAATAGAGCGTCCAGTTGCGGGACGGTTCTGCTGTAACGCCGCTAAAGACGATGGTCGAAATCGAAGCGTTCTTGGCAACGGTCTGGGTCAGATTTCCGGTTACGGTAATGCTCCCGCTTTGCTGCTGACTTGCAGAAGAAAGGATAACGGATGCGGAGGAGTTGGTAACGACAGAAGTGGAAGACTTTCCGGTAGAAGTGGAAGACTTTTCGGAAATGATTGTGCCGTTGGTATCCACAACAGTTCCGTCTGTAAGAGTAATGTTGCCCGAATCGGAGTCAAAAGTTCCGATAATGTTGCCATTTGCATCCCGGACGGTCATGTCGGAATAGATATCGCCGACCACAACACTTGCGACGAGAGTCGCACTTGAATCTACAGAAATCGAAGAACTGCTAGCGACAGTTGCACTCGAAGTTTTGGTCGCTTCGGAAATCACGTTACCGGAAAGATCCTGAACGGAACCGTCGGTGAGGGTGATGCTCTTGCCGTCTTCATTGAGAATGCCGATGATGCTTCCGCTCAAGTCGGTGACGTTGCCATTATTGTCGATGAGGTAGCCGATTGAGGTGATGTTCGGAAGCAGAGTCGTATCTGCAGCAAGGAAAGTGTTGCCGGCAGCATCGGTAATGGTTCCGTCTGCGTTCAACTGACCGGCAGTTTCGCCCGTGGCAAGGTTGTAAACGATGCCTGTCGCCGGGTCAATGGTGTAACCGCCGACGTAATATGGCAGTTCCGAAACCCTCGGTGTGTCGTTATCGGAAGATTCGTTGGACGAACTTTCTCCGCAGTTCCATGTAAAGAGAGCTGCGGAGAGGGTGATAATAGATAAGTAACGTTTTTTCATCATGATTCCTCTGCTTGGATCCAAACACACACACCGTTAAGTTCTATTACTTATTGCAACCCTGCGGATAACTGTCGGAAAGACATTCGAGGGTGTCCAAGGCGCCGCCCGTATAGGTAGACCAGTCGTCCTTCCAAGCAATGCGAGTATCCTTGGTGGTGTTGATGGTTGTTTTATACTTGTCGATCAGGTATTGCGGGCATTCGATTTCTTCCCAGTTGTAAGTCGGGTTGTCGGCGGCCATGTACCAGTCGGCAAACCAATTACAGCCCTTGAGAAGGTTGTCGTAGCCGGTAAATGCCGCTGCGCACATATCCTTCACGCATTCCTGATACTTGGCGACCGTATTATCGTAACCGAGAGACTGCTGGCAGTAAGTCAGGAAGCCACCGTACTGAGCGCCCCATTGTACGTTGGAACCGCTCACCATGGTAGAAAGAGCGTCATAAAGACCGACGCCACCACCCGGGACCATCATGTCGAACTGGCCTTCTTCCACGTCATAACCGATGTTCGAAGCCATCACGATCATGTGCTTGCCGGCAAGAGCCTTGTGCGTTGCCTTGACATCGTTTGCATGGTTTCCACCATTGAATTGAATGTGGTAGCACTTACCGCAACCCGCATTTCCGCTACCCGGTGCGGCGACAAAGCCATAAGAAAGCGTATCGTTCACGGCGACAGGAGCCATATCCGTGCAGGCGAATGCGCCGCTACTTCCACCGCCACGATCGCTCGAGCAGGCGCTGGTTGTGCCCTGATAGCCCATCCAATACTGCTGAACGTTATAGCTCAAGGTGTAAGTCGGAATTTCAACGTCGTGAATGTTGCAGTTGCGGGCCGTGGTGTAGCTTGCCTGGTAGGTCGCTTCGCTCGTGGTGTCCACGTTACCCGGCCAAGAGCAGTGCGGTTTGCAAGCATCCCAGTAGCGGGAGCTCCAACCGGTGGCACCATTGTTCAAAAGGGAGTTCAAAACAGGAACTTCGTAACCGCTCGGGTCCATGACACCGCTACCGCTAAAACCGGCTGTGCTGCTCGAAGAAACGGTTTCTACAGCTTCGCTGCTCGAACTAGCGATGTCTCCGCTGGCCGAAGACGTTACGTCGCCCGTTGTTGCTGAAGACGTGATGTCGCCTGTCGCGGCAGAAGATGTCGGGCCGGAAATCACCGTGCCGTTCGTATCGACAACGCTTCCGTCGATCAAGGTAATTGTACCAGTGGCCGAATCAAATGTACCGATGACGTTGCCGCTTGCATCGCGTACGGTCATATCGGAATAAATTTCGCCAACTGTCACGGTGGCGACCAAAGTGGCGCTCGGATCTGCGGTAATCGCTGCGCTCGAAGACGAAGCGTCTGCGGGGTCTAAACCGCTCGAAGAATCACTCGAACAGTTCCATGTAAAGACAGCTGCACATACAAGCAGAGCGGCTTTTGCAAAAGGAAATTTCATAGAAACCTCGTCCCGTCGGACTTGATCAAATTTGACGGATTTAAAATAATTTCGGCCGTCTTATTTTTCTTGTAAAATTCTCTTCACTGTGATTAAGTGTTCTTTAATCGTTCCCAAGGAATCTTTTTTGTATTTTATGTAAGAAAAAGAAAACAAAGTTTTGAGCGGGAAAAAAGTTGGAAACAAAAAGGGTGTGGAATATCATTCGGGGACGCTTGATTTGTAAATAGTTAGTATTTTTATAGAAAATGAACAAGCATTTATTAACTCTGATTTTGATGGGATCTAGCCTTGCGCTGTCCGAGCCTCTTTCTTTACAAGATGCGATGCAGAAAGCGAAGCAGAAGAATCCCCAGTTGGTGGCGAGTAAAACGCACCTCGACAAGGCAGAAGCGCAAAAGACTTCTGCACGTTCTCTTTTTATGCCAAAGCTTTCGATTACCGGTAAGGTGACAAAGATCGATGACGATATCACGATCGACCTTCGCGATATGCGCACGGCGATTCTCGGGTCGAATTACGCTTCGACTTACACGAGCGTTTACGCGCTCGCCAGTCAGCAATATGCCGCTTATGGAGACGAGGGGAAGGCGATGGCTCAGAAGGCAGCTGGAACTGCAGCTACTCAGGGACAGCAGACTTTGGCGGCACAGATGCCCGAAGACAAGTTCAAGTTAAAAGTTCAGGATGACCTCTTCTTCAATGCGACGGCGACTCTTGTATGGCCGATCTTCACCGGTGGCAAGATTTATTCCGCCTACAAGGCTTCGACGGAAAACGTAGAAGCGGAAAAGGCGGCATACAATCTCGTCGAAAACACCGTGATGATGGAAGTCTGCACGCGGTACTTTACCGTGCGCCTCGCCGAAGAAATGGTTTCGCTTCGCACGGAAGCCTACAATACGATTCAGGCGCACGTCGATCAGGCGAAGAAGCTTGAAGAAGGCGGTCAGATCTCTCGAGCCGAGCGTTTGCGCGCTGAAGTCGCTTTTGTCGAAGCGGAAACGGAAAAGGACAATGCGGAACGCGACCTTTCGCTTGCCCGTCTCGCCTTGGCGAATACGCTCGGTGAAAGTGATACCGCTCTCACAACGACCACTTCGATCGTGCCGAAGGAACTTTCGGAAAGCCTTGAAGAATACAAGAAGCGCGCGATTGAAAATTACCCCGGCATGAAACAGCTTGAACAGGCGAAAAAGCGCAGCGAACGAGCCGTGACCGCAGCCCGTGGCGACTACTTCCCGACGATAGCGCTCTTCGGCAAAAAGGAGCTTTACACAAAGGATCTGACGATTCTTGAACCGGAATGGGCCGTGGGCGTTGTCGCCGAATGGAACATTTTCCATGGGGGAGAAACCGCAGGTAAAGTCGCCGAAGCGAAGGCGACTCAGCGCGAAGTCTTGAGCTTGCAGAATCAGGCGGTGCAAAACATTTCGTTGCTCGTCGAAAAGCGTTACCGCGAATATCAACATGCAAAGGGACGTCTTGAGTCGTTGAAGAAAACGGAAGAGCTGGCCAAGGAATCCTTGGAAGATCAGCAGAAGGTTTTTAATGCGGGCATGGGAACAAGCTTGGACGTGGTGGATGCCCAGCTTTCCTTGGAACGCCTTCGCATTGCGATGCTCAAGGCGAATTACGATGCGACGATGGCTTTGGCTGGACTGTTGGAAACCAGCGGTCAGGTAGAAAAGATTCAAG
Coding sequences within it:
- the secA gene encoding preprotein translocase subunit SecA, with product MSILDSLLHKVFGTPHERKVKSLRPVIAQIHEARKKLEVLDDKDLAAKSAEFREALNNGKTLEDIKVEAFAVCQEACDRRLGIFNIFKPKFEFDFATLGNDPEILSAVEAAKADLAAGKPEWEIFMPAKFYAKVRELYPESVKPFRMLPFDVQLIGGLVLHEGAIAEMATGEGKTLAAVCPVYLNGLSGKGVHVVTVNDYLAGRDAEQMGYVYKFLGLTVGLIVHDLTSEQRRISYNSDVTYGTNNEFGFDYLRDNMAVDPKDVVQREPNFCIVDEVDSILIDEARTPLIISGPAEDATDKYQKARELVSQLVRGKDYTVDEKDKLVQLTERGTNHVEQLMGFTNLYGEHAEWVHFIQQALKAENLFIRDRDYIVRDGEVVIVDENTGRLMEGRRYSDGIHQSIEAKEGVQIRRENQTLATITFQNYFRMYKKLSGMTGTAETEATEFIKIYNMNTWVIPTNKPCIRKDMQDMVYKTEDAKWKAIVAEIKKRHELGQPILVGTASVERSEKMHQLLLKEGIPHDVLNAKNHSREAEIIQYAGYKGKVTVATNMAGRGTDIVLGPGVRELGGLHVLGTERHESRRIDNQLRGRSGRQGDPGSSQYFLSLDDDLMRIFGGSNVKQLMDRFGVGDDEVITHPIVSRSIRGAQKRVESQSFDTRKYLLDYDNVMNEQRKVIYGLRRRILNGDDIRSDIWANVQDACDIKVSQFVSKDRFADEWNWEGLSTAVKLSFAVEYNPSEEERAQKSADQVLDDVIELCQKKYDKLVEIIPENDFRNIERRIFLYTIDQHWKENLYAMDQLKDAIRYQGYAQKDPLVMYKNQAFTTFQNCLETIATLTAQRILNIRIQLGNGISVAPEQIQKVNRPAPQNAENALSAQPIEAAKVPSQDASTAEQPAEEAPKAVDPVPEAPTSSAIPSSALPGTRPQALRRRTIPAAQVKSAGPKLGRNDLCWCGSGLKYKKCHGKNLD
- the tmk gene encoding dTMP kinase; the encoded protein is MQTAERFFCLEGIDGCGKSTQLKRLAEFLTGKGYDVLTIREPGGSEISESIRSLLLDIRYKGVMDSRTELLLYNAARAQVIAEKIAPALAAGKVVLADRFAWSTLAYQGYGREIDPQMVLNLSNITCGKFNPALTIVLDVSLEESRRRQAGENRVADRLESEAVSFFERVRNGYLKIAEVFPDCVNVVDANGDMDKIQDRIRDLILKRLA
- a CDS encoding DUF3943 domain-containing protein; its protein translation is MKKLIGILCFTLLTAHVFANEGAVADSLKQDSTSSAMPEFTPRSPTGSRLPVIVPFGEVTFLNLFVWGWDRYVLQKDYAKTGPSYWERNFKEGWKWDDNHFAINFFGHPYQGSMYYAAARSAGYDFYASFFFALTGSWMWEEFCETEYPAPNDLIATSVGGTIYGEMLYRIATRAVSKPGAGLLENLFAFAASPVATFQEWINGPSLTNPGYAPMEWSIYTGVGHRFGDEYRYDQDADDRSDNDWDSPSAFYGLNLVYGRPDRKIKEPFEYFTFSFVQDQSEDGMLMRVSSVGKLKNLNMRHNNTNWMDLAAYLHFDTFYGDLVEMSALSIGLGADVSVDLSDRFNFRMIHMPSYVLLGSSDFNYDNVLASADSNYKVTRNYQYSLGGSYKATLQLEWKNIGRFYNYAAAYLFRSWPNTEPHYGTNGYDFVFLNNLGLEVNLPLDFAVGLRLNSYAKIAAYERVEPMSRSMHAIGAYVRYTL
- a CDS encoding nucleotidyltransferase family protein, whose translation is MEKDQLEKIQRILKVHFSGLEVDAYGSRVTGVELTPDSALDIVVLSPKPISFEEMVSVEKAFADSGLPFRVDIVDWAKLTENMQKNIKKEHIVIQEANVSETR
- a CDS encoding penicillin-binding protein activator — protein: MVKNVIFPMISAVLFSAVVASAASAELSKAETAIQNGDCATAMPLLQPLAEKKIHKEDGAKAAELLAHCYVKTNDTANLDRLTSRYLEYYAGNPKRSRMEVIAAERMLHSDSQMVKGVETLLNVLVYSKNGEIKEMAQNLLAQTISKDKRLTISQLTAFADKAVVSKKVSNVTWLRLGRELAEKKNYKAARYWYKKVLVANENEEWVELAKDAMGALEGKSSIPTVLVLAPVSGDFAEFGLDAVKGVRLALEKANLNGKVNLRVADTRADAVEALRRTRQVVAQDSVIAIVGPIMSAPAATVAAWLSSTHSNIPMLTPTATDAGISRMGWNIFQVNVSMDNLATGIANYAVDCLGIREFAVLSPIGDFGTAMTQSFSRAVESRGGVILATQEFEEGRPDYTTEFRKLRAERFDQILHKMNIARGAKNLDAMGAKEKRSFMKDSVFKVPGIFIPSSSPSDAGLIARQVAYHKLDGTLLGTSGWYGQDLIDEGKKLVEGSYFSVSFGNADTNQTYKDFKSAYKAKWNEEPKADKVSGLSYSAASIVFSLIASGETDLVKKIYSQKVFRGVYGDIRFEKGANANVQIMSVDSSAFVNKTVCPSK
- a CDS encoding tetratricopeptide repeat protein; this encodes MLLHVGIKTVAFATLFGAAHAFAGSSLFALPGDLQSEAKRSVKLALNADYKTSYQVSEKIRAKNPGAACVLRNVVRLSEFDDVGDTLALEKAAKELSECTAEGAWDVLRAFELGYAQSALGSSLKGALGTRSAAKKFEDSEDKDAKAFYSIYAYYVDDGLSFLPFVSDDRDAYLKILEERSANSELFWALFATPLAWMYYDKQEYGKALKVVERAISKAPANPVFWQMKADMLYKQKKYAEAAKIYEKSAAEYLKRTGKSVRYFCAIGNLSRIYLDAGDKEKSKFYADKLLDPDYEKIEKWMPGSLVKDLEKKDLL